The nucleotide sequence CAGGAGTGACTATGCCTCCTTCTTTTCTTCATATTCGCGGTGAACAGGCCTCATGAAGATCGCCTTTGTCTTTCCCGGTCAAGGGTCACAGCATGTCGGCATGGGGAAGGAGATCCATGAGGGTTTTCCCGAGGCGAGGGAAGTCTTTCAGGAAGCTTCGGACGCTCTCGGGTATGATGTCGCCGGCCTCTGTTTTTCCGGTCCCGCCGAAGAACTGAACAAGACCTTCAGGACCCAGCCCTCCATTCTGACGGTGAGCACGGCGATATCGAGGGTGTTATCCGGCAGGGGGATTAAACCGTCTATTGTGGCGGGCCACAGCCTCGGGGAGTATTCGGCCCTCGTTGCGTCCGGTGTCATCTCATTTTCGGTCGCGGTGAAACTCACGGAAAAAAGGGGGGCATTCATGCAGGAGGCGGTTCCGGAGGGTAGGGGGCTCATGGCAGCCATCCTCGGACTCGAGAGAAGAACGGTCGACGAGATATGCCTTTCCCTGCAGTCAGGGTACGCAGCGCCGGCCAACTACAATTGCCCCGGACAGATCGTAATCGCCGGCGAAAGGGCTGCCGTGGAAGAGGCGATCATACGTGCGAAAGAGGCCGATGCCAGGAGGGCAGTGCCGCTGTCGGTCAGCGTTCCCTCCCACTGCAGATTAATGGCTGCGGCGTCCGAAAGACTTGGAGAAATACTCGATACCATCGAATTCAGGATCCCTGCGGTCCCCCTTGTGAATAACGCCGATGCCCTGATCCTCAATGCCGTGGAGAATATAAAAACCTCTCTTGTGCGCCAACTCAATAGTCCGCTTCTCTGGGAGGATACGATACGGGTGATCAGAGATTCTGGAGTCGAGACCTTTGTCGAGGTGGGGCCCGGAAGGGTTCTTTCCGGCCTCATAAAGCGGATTGTAGACGGTTCAAAAATTCTCAATGTGGAAGATATAAAGAGCCTCGATAAGACATTGACGGAACTGACTCCTTCCACCTGAGCGATTGCCGGTATCTCAGCGAATCACCTCTTCGCGCTGAATAGCCCTGTGCTAAGATATCTGTCCCCCCTGTCAGGAAATATGACCACCACTTTCTTCCCCTTGCCCAGCCTCTCGGCAATCCGCAATGCTGCCCACATGGCGGCACCGGAAGATATCCCGGCAAGAATACCCTCCTTAACGGCAAGCCCTCTTGCGGTCTCTTCGGCATCCTCGTCAGTGACGGGA is from Thermodesulfovibrionales bacterium and encodes:
- the fabD gene encoding ACP S-malonyltransferase — protein: MKIAFVFPGQGSQHVGMGKEIHEGFPEAREVFQEASDALGYDVAGLCFSGPAEELNKTFRTQPSILTVSTAISRVLSGRGIKPSIVAGHSLGEYSALVASGVISFSVAVKLTEKRGAFMQEAVPEGRGLMAAILGLERRTVDEICLSLQSGYAAPANYNCPGQIVIAGERAAVEEAIIRAKEADARRAVPLSVSVPSHCRLMAAASERLGEILDTIEFRIPAVPLVNNADALILNAVENIKTSLVRQLNSPLLWEDTIRVIRDSGVETFVEVGPGRVLSGLIKRIVDGSKILNVEDIKSLDKTLTELTPST